The proteins below are encoded in one region of Caulobacter henricii:
- a CDS encoding flagellin, which produces MALNSINTNSGALIALQNLNATNMETQNVQQRISTGKKVASAKDNGAIWATAKNQSATASSLNSVKDSLQRGQSTIDVALAAGDTITDLLGKMKEKALAASDTSLNTASFNALKSDFESLRDQVTKAATNAKFNGVSIADGTTAKLTFLANADGSGFTVSAKTLTLAGIGLTTGSTFTTAAAAKTMIGTVTTALQTASNKLASLGTSSTGLDTHLTFVGKLQDSLDAGVGNLVDADLAKESARLQSLQTKQQLGIQALSIANSSSSSILSLFR; this is translated from the coding sequence ATGGCGCTGAACAGCATCAACACGAACAGTGGAGCGCTCATCGCGCTGCAAAATCTAAACGCGACAAATATGGAGACCCAGAACGTCCAGCAGCGCATTTCCACCGGCAAGAAGGTGGCCAGCGCCAAGGACAATGGTGCAATCTGGGCGACGGCCAAGAACCAGTCGGCAACCGCGTCTTCGCTGAACTCGGTGAAGGACTCGCTGCAACGCGGCCAGTCGACCATCGATGTGGCCCTGGCCGCCGGCGACACCATCACCGACCTGCTGGGCAAGATGAAGGAAAAGGCCCTGGCCGCTTCCGACACCTCGCTCAACACCGCCAGCTTCAACGCTCTGAAGTCGGACTTTGAGTCCCTGCGCGATCAGGTGACCAAGGCTGCCACGAACGCCAAGTTCAATGGCGTCAGCATCGCTGATGGCACAACGGCCAAGCTGACCTTCCTGGCCAATGCTGATGGCTCGGGCTTTACCGTGTCAGCCAAGACCCTGACCCTGGCGGGGATCGGCCTGACCACAGGCTCTACCTTCACCACGGCTGCCGCAGCCAAGACCATGATCGGCACGGTGACCACGGCCTTGCAGACGGCGTCCAACAAGCTGGCGTCGCTGGGCACCAGCTCGACCGGCCTGGATACCCACCTGACCTTCGTCGGCAAGCTGCAAGACAGCCTCGACGCCGGCGTGGGCAACCTGGTCGATGCTGACCTGGCCAAGGAAAGCGCCCGTCTGCAGTCCCTGCAGACCAAGCAACAGCTGGGCATACAGGCCCTATCGATCGCGAACTCTTCGAGCTCGTCGATCCTGAGCCTGTTCCGCTAA
- a CDS encoding tryptophan halogenase family protein produces the protein MNQHAPRRVVIVGGGTAGWMAAAALSKLLKGAYGPVTLIESEEIGTVGVGEATVPPIRLFNHLLGIDENAFLQACQGSFKLGIEFDGWSGEGRRYLHPFGTYGASIDGVSFHQHWLSQRARGDTSELDDYCVAAVAARMGRFSRGDDEPRSVFSTFSYAFHFDAGLYARFLRERAEAQGVTRIEGKIASVQQNGQSGDVTGVRLEDGETVEGDFFIDCSGFRGLLIEGALKTGYEDWTHWLPCDRAVAVPCENGGAFTPYTRSTAREAGWQWRIPLQHRIGNGYVYSSRHISDDDAAATLMANLDGAAQADPRFLRFVTGRRKKLWNRNVVALGLASGFLEPLESTSIHLIQTAIIRLLSLLPLGDDDPVARAEYNRLSILEMEHIRDFIILHYFINGRSGPLWEACRAMAVPDSLHRKLDLFRTRGKVVRYDDELFAEASWVAVLLGQGIVPQGYEPMADARDPADVARRLAGMRGHIARVVERLPTHAAFIAEHCRAPALTCDSR, from the coding sequence ATGAATCAGCATGCGCCGCGTCGCGTCGTCATCGTCGGTGGTGGAACGGCAGGGTGGATGGCCGCTGCTGCGTTGTCGAAACTGCTGAAAGGCGCCTATGGCCCCGTCACCCTGATTGAATCCGAGGAGATCGGCACGGTCGGTGTCGGCGAAGCGACCGTGCCGCCGATCCGGCTGTTCAACCATCTGCTGGGCATCGACGAGAATGCGTTCCTCCAGGCCTGCCAGGGCAGTTTCAAGCTCGGCATCGAGTTCGACGGCTGGTCGGGCGAAGGTCGGCGTTATCTGCATCCTTTCGGCACCTATGGGGCCAGCATCGACGGCGTGTCGTTCCACCAGCACTGGCTCAGTCAGCGGGCGCGGGGTGATACCAGTGAGCTGGACGATTACTGCGTGGCTGCGGTGGCCGCCCGAATGGGGCGGTTCAGCCGCGGCGATGATGAACCGCGCTCGGTGTTCTCGACCTTCTCCTACGCCTTCCATTTCGACGCCGGCCTCTATGCGCGCTTCCTGCGGGAACGGGCCGAAGCCCAGGGAGTCACACGGATCGAGGGCAAGATCGCCTCGGTCCAGCAGAACGGTCAGAGCGGCGACGTCACGGGAGTCAGGCTGGAGGATGGCGAGACGGTGGAGGGCGACTTCTTCATCGACTGCTCGGGCTTTCGCGGCCTGCTGATCGAAGGGGCGCTAAAGACCGGCTATGAGGACTGGACCCACTGGTTGCCTTGCGACCGGGCGGTGGCGGTTCCCTGCGAAAACGGCGGGGCCTTTACGCCCTATACCCGCTCGACGGCGCGCGAGGCGGGCTGGCAGTGGCGCATTCCGCTGCAGCACAGGATCGGCAACGGCTATGTCTATTCCAGCCGGCACATCAGTGACGACGATGCGGCCGCCACCCTGATGGCCAATCTAGACGGCGCGGCCCAGGCCGACCCGCGGTTCCTGCGTTTTGTCACGGGCCGGCGAAAGAAGCTCTGGAACCGCAATGTCGTGGCCCTGGGCCTGGCCAGTGGTTTCCTGGAGCCGCTGGAATCCACCAGTATTCACCTGATCCAGACCGCGATCATCCGGCTGTTGTCGCTCTTGCCGCTGGGCGATGACGATCCGGTCGCCCGCGCTGAATATAATCGCCTGTCTATTTTGGAGATGGAGCATATTCGGGACTTCATCATCCTCCATTACTTTATCAATGGTCGCTCCGGTCCGCTGTGGGAGGCCTGTCGCGCCATGGCCGTGCCCGACAGCCTGCATCGAAAGCTCGACCTGTTCCGGACGCGCGGCAAGGTCGTGCGCTATGACGACGAGCTGTTCGCCGAGGCCAGCTGGGTCGCGGTTTTGCTGGGGCAGGGCATAGTGCCCCAGGGCTATGAACCGATGGCCGATGCCCGCGATCCGGCCGACGTGGCGCGGCGGCTGGCGGGCATGCGCGGCCATATTGCCCGGGTGGTGGAGCGGCTTCCGACCCATGCGGCGTTCATTGCCGAGCATTGCCGCGCACCCGCCCTGACGTGTGATTCTCGTTAA
- a CDS encoding 2-dehydro-3-deoxygalactonokinase: MDPSITIFGDWGSSRLRLYLRQGKSVLDRRDGPGIGALRSSPERTFLDLVGDWREARPAGAMLCGVVGSRMGWVEAPYAPCPGRANDLRERILTIEAEGLPVSIIPGLSCINPLGSPDVMRGEETQILGALALDPALRHGRHLLVLPGTHCKWTLVEDGAVVRFLTAPVGETFALLRQYSSLAAGVAAEVQGSQAGFAMGLARIIEHGPALLPHLLFETRSRQLLESLPPDDAMGFLSGLLIGADAAAARTWFGDLVQVTLVGAPGLNRFYGQAIASLGGQTTAIDGEAAVLAGLTTLSFPKNNDFHVLA, from the coding sequence ATGGACCCCTCGATCACGATCTTTGGCGACTGGGGCTCCTCGCGCCTGCGCCTGTATCTACGGCAGGGCAAGAGCGTGCTCGACCGTCGTGACGGTCCCGGCATCGGGGCCCTGAGGAGCAGCCCGGAAAGGACCTTTCTCGATCTGGTCGGCGACTGGCGGGAAGCGCGTCCAGCCGGTGCCATGCTCTGCGGTGTGGTCGGCTCCCGGATGGGCTGGGTCGAGGCCCCCTATGCCCCCTGCCCCGGCAGAGCGAATGACCTTCGCGAACGGATCCTGACGATCGAGGCCGAGGGCCTGCCGGTATCGATCATTCCCGGCCTGTCCTGCATCAATCCCCTGGGCAGCCCCGACGTGATGCGTGGGGAGGAAACCCAGATTCTCGGGGCCCTGGCCCTGGATCCGGCGCTTAGGCATGGCCGCCATCTGCTGGTCCTGCCCGGAACCCACTGCAAGTGGACCCTCGTCGAAGACGGCGCGGTCGTACGCTTCCTGACCGCCCCGGTCGGCGAGACCTTCGCCCTGCTGCGCCAGTATTCGAGCCTGGCCGCGGGCGTCGCCGCCGAGGTGCAGGGCTCACAGGCGGGCTTTGCGATGGGCCTGGCCCGGATCATCGAGCACGGCCCGGCCCTGCTGCCACATCTGCTGTTTGAGACCCGCAGCCGGCAGTTGCTGGAGAGCCTGCCGCCGGACGATGCGATGGGCTTTCTGTCGGGCCTGCTGATCGGGGCCGATGCGGCGGCGGCCCGCACCTGGTTCGGCGACCTGGTCCAGGTGACCCTGGTCGGTGCGCCGGGCCTGAACCGGTTCTACGGCCAGGCCATCGCCAGCCTGGGCGGCCAGACGACCGCGATCGACGGCGAGGCCGCCGTCCTGGCCGGATTGACAACGCTGTCTTTTCCAAAGAACAATGATTTCCATGTCCTCGCCTGA
- a CDS encoding 2-dehydro-3-deoxy-6-phosphogalactonate aldolase: MSSPEPVPTPLPPIVAILRGVRPDEVLDIAAALVEAGIRAIEVPLNSPDPLESIGRLCTAYGDIALCGAGTVLSAHAVDQVAAVGGRLIVTPNTDPDVIGRAIGLGLTVMPGFATPTEALAAVKAGATALKLFPAGTFGPGHLKAVRDVLPRDVRVYAVGGVGVANLEPWRAAGVAGIGVGGDLYRPGASAQEVGAKAAALVAAWNAQA, from the coding sequence ATGTCCTCGCCTGAGCCCGTTCCGACACCGCTGCCGCCGATCGTGGCGATCCTTCGCGGAGTCAGGCCTGACGAGGTCTTGGACATCGCCGCGGCCCTGGTCGAGGCCGGAATCCGGGCCATTGAGGTGCCTTTGAACTCGCCCGACCCGCTGGAGAGCATCGGGCGACTGTGCACGGCCTATGGCGACATCGCCCTGTGCGGTGCAGGCACCGTTCTGTCGGCCCACGCCGTCGATCAGGTGGCTGCGGTGGGTGGCCGGCTCATTGTCACGCCCAATACCGACCCGGACGTCATAGGCCGCGCCATTGGCCTGGGCCTGACCGTCATGCCGGGCTTTGCCACACCGACCGAGGCCCTTGCGGCGGTAAAGGCCGGGGCGACGGCCCTGAAGCTCTTCCCGGCCGGAACCTTCGGGCCCGGCCACCTCAAGGCGGTCAGGGACGTCCTGCCTCGGGACGTGCGGGTCTATGCCGTCGGTGGTGTGGGTGTGGCCAATCTCGAACCCTGGCGTGCCGCCGGCGTCGCCGGAATCGGCGTCGGGGGAGACCTCTATCGGCCCGGCGCCTCGGCCCAGGAGGTTGGCGCCAAGGCTGCCGCCCTGGTCGCGGCCTGGAACGCCCAAGCCTAG
- a CDS encoding sodium/sugar symporter, translating into MQTIDFVILAVYAVAIFGLAQWVSRDKGGHQKDSTDYFLAGKALPWWAIGASLIAANISAEQIIGMSGSGYAIGLAIASYEWMAALTLLIVGKFFLPIFLKNNVYTMPQFLEQRYGPSVRNVMAVFWLVLYVFVNLTSILWLGSIAVHTVTGVDQMIALAAIGVFALAYQIWGGLKAVALTDIVQVALLITGGLIIVFISLNQIGGAEGGVLAGFHTLSERFPEKFDMILSRDNPHYKDLPGLSVLLGGMWIMNISYWGFNQYIIQRALGAKDLAEAQKGIALAAYLKLLMPVIVVLPGIAALMLVPGLDKPDQAYPEMMKLLPPGVLGLVFAALVAAIVASLAAKINSIATIFTLDIYAKIRKDATERHLVAVGRATAVFAVVIGILMARPLLGKAEQAFQFIQDFTGFFTPGIVVIFMLGLFWKRATTASALVAAIGGAALSGGFFVADKLGVFVIPFMNRVGLVFLLTLAAAVIVSLVAPQKKVVNVVSLEGVSYKTTPGFNIAGVGVILILIALYATWW; encoded by the coding sequence GTGCAAACCATCGATTTCGTCATTCTGGCGGTCTATGCCGTCGCCATCTTCGGCCTGGCCCAGTGGGTCAGCCGCGACAAGGGCGGTCACCAGAAAGACTCGACCGACTATTTCCTGGCCGGAAAGGCCCTGCCCTGGTGGGCCATCGGCGCGTCACTGATCGCCGCCAACATCTCGGCCGAGCAGATCATCGGCATGAGCGGCTCGGGCTATGCCATCGGCCTGGCCATTGCCTCCTATGAATGGATGGCGGCCCTGACCCTGCTGATCGTCGGCAAGTTCTTCCTGCCGATCTTCCTGAAAAACAATGTCTACACCATGCCCCAGTTCCTGGAGCAGCGTTACGGACCCAGTGTCCGCAACGTCATGGCGGTGTTCTGGCTGGTTCTCTATGTCTTCGTGAACCTGACCTCGATCCTGTGGCTCGGCTCGATCGCCGTGCATACGGTGACCGGCGTCGACCAGATGATCGCCCTGGCCGCGATCGGGGTCTTCGCCCTGGCCTATCAGATCTGGGGCGGACTGAAGGCCGTGGCCCTGACCGACATCGTCCAGGTGGCCCTGCTGATCACCGGCGGCCTGATCATCGTGTTCATTTCCCTGAACCAGATCGGCGGCGCAGAGGGCGGCGTCCTGGCCGGCTTCCACACCCTGTCCGAACGCTTCCCCGAGAAGTTCGACATGATCCTGTCGCGCGACAATCCGCACTACAAGGACCTGCCCGGCCTGTCGGTGCTGCTGGGCGGCATGTGGATCATGAACATCAGCTACTGGGGCTTCAACCAGTACATCATCCAGCGGGCGCTCGGGGCCAAGGACCTGGCGGAGGCGCAGAAGGGCATCGCCCTGGCCGCCTATCTGAAGCTGCTGATGCCGGTGATCGTCGTGCTGCCGGGCATCGCCGCCCTGATGCTGGTGCCCGGCCTCGACAAGCCCGACCAGGCCTATCCGGAAATGATGAAGCTGCTGCCGCCGGGCGTCCTGGGGCTGGTCTTCGCCGCCCTGGTCGCCGCGATCGTCGCGTCGCTGGCGGCCAAGATCAACTCGATCGCCACCATCTTCACGCTCGACATCTATGCCAAGATCCGCAAGGACGCGACCGAGCGCCACCTGGTCGCCGTAGGGCGTGCGACCGCCGTCTTCGCCGTCGTGATCGGCATCCTGATGGCCCGCCCCCTGCTGGGCAAGGCCGAGCAGGCCTTCCAGTTCATCCAGGACTTCACCGGCTTCTTCACGCCGGGCATCGTGGTGATCTTCATGCTGGGCCTGTTCTGGAAGCGGGCCACCACGGCCTCGGCCCTGGTCGCGGCCATTGGCGGAGCGGCGCTCTCGGGCGGCTTCTTCGTGGCCGACAAGCTCGGCGTCTTCGTGATCCCCTTCATGAACCGTGTCGGCCTGGTCTTCCTGCTGACCCTGGCCGCAGCGGTGATCGTCTCTCTGGTCGCCCCGCAGAAAAAGGTCGTCAATGTCGTGAGCCTGGAAGGGGTCAGCTACAAGACCACCCCTGGCTTCAACATCGCCGGCGTCGGCGTGATCCTGATCCTGATCGCCCTCTACGCAACCTGGTGGTGA
- a CDS encoding glutathione S-transferase family protein yields MITLYHCRDARSFRPLWALEELGLAYELKLLPFPPRFLARPFLEENPLGTIPLLVDGETRMTESAAMIEYLSVRHGGGALSVRPDEPGYGAYLNGLHFGEATLTFPQTLVLRYSRLEPEERRNPQVAADYARWFLARLKGLDLILKDHAFAAADRFTGADISIAYALLLATSLGLADDFPPDVRAYWSRMQSREGYGRAQAAQSTATPSI; encoded by the coding sequence ATGATCACCCTCTATCACTGCCGGGACGCCCGGTCCTTTCGCCCGCTCTGGGCCCTGGAAGAGCTTGGTCTCGCCTATGAGCTGAAGCTGTTGCCCTTCCCGCCCCGTTTCCTGGCTCGGCCGTTCCTCGAGGAGAACCCGCTGGGCACGATCCCCCTGCTGGTCGATGGCGAGACCCGGATGACCGAGTCTGCGGCGATGATCGAGTACCTGTCCGTCCGACACGGTGGAGGGGCCCTGTCGGTCCGCCCCGATGAACCGGGCTATGGGGCCTATCTGAACGGCCTGCATTTCGGCGAGGCCACCCTGACCTTTCCCCAGACCCTGGTGCTGCGTTACTCGCGTCTCGAGCCGGAAGAGCGGCGCAATCCCCAGGTCGCGGCCGACTATGCCCGCTGGTTTCTGGCCCGCCTGAAGGGGCTGGACCTGATCCTGAAGGATCACGCCTTTGCCGCCGCCGACCGCTTCACCGGAGCCGACATCTCGATCGCCTATGCCCTGCTGCTGGCGACTTCACTCGGGCTTGCTGACGATTTCCCGCCCGACGTCAGGGCCTACTGGTCACGGATGCAGTCCCGTGAGGGCTATGGCCGCGCCCAGGCGGCCCAGTCGACCGCCACGCCATCGATCTGA
- a CDS encoding efflux RND transporter periplasmic adaptor subunit, whose amino-acid sequence MRSSALVVVLVLGAFTVSGCGADKKPKQAKAPAAVVATQTVSIASVVSQSVPREINASGTISPWEEVVVGAETGGLTAMSVSAEEGQTVQAGQVLVKLNDTLLSAQLRQQDASVASARVSLAEAEAALNRARELQAKGYLSQASLDSSLARQQTASAQVAAAEAGRGETAARLAQTAIRAPVSGLISRRTVTKGQIVGTGAEVFRIVRDSRLELDAEVPETDLLLVRPGMPARIISDKVGETSGRVRIVTSEVNGQTRLGIARVSLSGMGGFRPGMFARATIQAGDQPALTVPSASVLYRENRPGVFVLDAKNHAHFRRIAIVAATADRIAATGLTAGERVVVEGAGFLGEGDAVRIGSAVPSISSPAKSAR is encoded by the coding sequence ATGCGTTCAAGCGCGCTGGTTGTGGTCCTTGTCCTGGGTGCCTTCACGGTCTCTGGCTGCGGCGCAGACAAGAAGCCCAAGCAGGCCAAGGCCCCGGCGGCTGTGGTTGCGACCCAGACCGTCAGCATCGCCAGCGTCGTCTCACAATCGGTACCGCGCGAGATCAATGCCAGCGGCACCATCTCGCCCTGGGAAGAGGTTGTCGTCGGGGCTGAGACCGGTGGCCTGACGGCGATGTCGGTCTCCGCTGAAGAGGGCCAGACCGTCCAGGCCGGCCAGGTTCTGGTCAAGCTCAATGACACCCTGCTGTCGGCCCAACTGCGTCAGCAGGACGCCAGCGTCGCCAGCGCCCGGGTCAGTCTGGCCGAGGCTGAGGCCGCCCTGAACCGCGCCCGCGAACTGCAGGCCAAGGGCTATCTGTCCCAGGCCTCGCTCGACTCCTCCCTGGCGCGTCAGCAAACCGCCAGCGCCCAGGTCGCGGCGGCGGAAGCCGGTCGCGGCGAAACCGCTGCCCGCCTCGCCCAGACCGCGATCCGCGCCCCGGTGTCGGGCCTGATCAGCCGCCGTACGGTCACCAAGGGACAGATCGTGGGTACCGGCGCAGAGGTCTTCCGCATCGTCCGTGACAGCCGTCTGGAGCTGGACGCCGAAGTGCCGGAGACGGACCTCCTGCTGGTCAGGCCGGGCATGCCGGCCCGGATCATCTCCGACAAGGTTGGCGAAACCAGCGGCCGCGTCCGCATCGTCACCTCGGAGGTCAACGGCCAGACCCGGCTGGGCATCGCCCGCGTGTCCCTGTCCGGCATGGGCGGCTTCCGCCCCGGCATGTTCGCCCGCGCCACCATCCAGGCCGGCGACCAGCCCGCCCTGACCGTCCCCAGTGCCTCGGTCCTCTATCGGGAGAACCGCCCGGGCGTGTTCGTGCTCGACGCCAAGAACCACGCGCATTTCCGGCGCATCGCCATCGTCGCCGCCACGGCCGACCGGATCGCCGCCACTGGCCTGACCGCCGGCGAGCGGGTGGTCGTAGAGGGGGCCGGCTTCCTCGGTGAAGGCGATGCGGTGCGCATCGGCAGCGCCGTTCCGTCGATCTCTTCTCCCGCCAAATCGGCCCGCTAG
- a CDS encoding efflux RND transporter permease subunit, translated as MNNMSAWAIRNPIPVILLFLLLTIAGISGFGSMRINNNPDVDLPFVVVTAARPGAAPSELETQVTRLIEDSVSGLGRVRHINSTITDGVSSTFIEFELGVDHEQVTNDVRNAMSGLRGSLPQDMQEPNVTRIDISGDPLITYVVKAPTLTPEQRSWFVDNDVSRTLLALKGVGEVNRRGGVDREIEVALDPDRLAARGVTAAQVSQALVSSNADLPGGRVTISGSERAIRTLGAAGSIDQLRETRIPLSAGGSVRLGDLGTVEDRWAEPRSRARYDGQEVVTFNMVRSRGASEVQTAEKVRKAVAKLDQSRPDIEINEITSEVKYIEDSYLASMEALILGAVLAVLVVLLFLRDWRATFLAAVAIPMSLFPTFAVMAPLNQSLNSITLLALSLTVGILVDDAIVEIENMVRHMRGGKTPYAAAMEAADEIGLAVVATTFTIVAVFAPVGFMPGIIGQFFKAFALAACVSVLFSLVVARLLTPLMGAYMLKANSKHEDADPFWMSPYLKSLHWGLDNRWKVLAMGIPMIVASFFLAKALPFEFQPAADRGRAPFSVQLPPGATLDETDAIVQRMTRELRARPEVRGVYASIGGNNAVNTATLNADLVPKGERMDQQEFSRLMVDQFAAIPGARIGAGSNSGGGPSDGTSFTLRLLSDNGPALEAAARKVESEMRSVPGLAHVVNTAAIARPEIVVTPRPDQAARAGVSAGAISQAVRVATIGDIDQNLPKYNLGDRQVPIRLRLTQNAREDLAVLQTLKVPSAAGPVPLNAVADVRFGAGPSQISRQDRSRVATITAELDGIVVGEASQRVHALSSVKNLPAGVKEVAAGDAEFIQEMVTGFAAALITGILLMYIVLVLLFRSFAHPITIMVALPLAIGGAFALLVLARSSFSVSTLIGILMLMGIAAKNSILLVEYAIMAMKDGMTKREAIIDAAHKRARPIIMTTVAMGVGMLPVAVGFGADVEFRAPMAIAVIGGLITSTLLSLLYVPVVFVLMDGLKVRAERLTHRVFGSSAHVAQPPAGQATLIDN; from the coding sequence ATGAACAACATGTCTGCCTGGGCGATCCGGAACCCGATCCCCGTCATCCTGCTGTTCCTGTTGCTGACGATCGCCGGCATTTCCGGCTTCGGCAGCATGCGGATCAACAACAACCCCGATGTCGACCTGCCCTTCGTGGTCGTGACGGCGGCGCGCCCCGGCGCGGCCCCTAGCGAACTCGAGACCCAGGTCACCCGCCTGATCGAGGACTCCGTCTCCGGTCTCGGCCGGGTGCGCCACATCAATTCGACCATCACCGACGGTGTCTCCTCGACCTTCATCGAGTTCGAACTCGGCGTCGATCACGAGCAGGTCACCAACGACGTCCGCAATGCCATGTCCGGCCTGCGGGGCTCTCTGCCCCAGGACATGCAGGAGCCCAACGTCACCCGGATCGACATCTCCGGCGATCCGCTGATCACCTATGTGGTCAAGGCTCCGACCCTGACGCCCGAACAGCGCAGCTGGTTCGTCGACAATGATGTCAGCCGAACCCTGCTGGCCCTGAAAGGCGTCGGCGAGGTCAACCGCCGCGGCGGCGTCGATCGCGAGATCGAGGTGGCGCTGGATCCAGACCGCCTGGCCGCGCGTGGCGTCACCGCCGCCCAGGTCAGCCAGGCCCTGGTGTCGTCCAATGCCGACCTGCCGGGCGGCCGCGTGACGATCTCCGGCTCCGAACGGGCGATCCGGACCCTGGGCGCGGCCGGTTCGATCGACCAGCTGCGCGAGACCCGCATCCCGCTGTCGGCCGGGGGCAGTGTCCGCCTGGGCGATCTGGGCACGGTCGAGGACCGCTGGGCCGAGCCACGCTCGCGCGCCCGCTATGACGGCCAGGAGGTCGTGACCTTCAACATGGTCCGCTCGCGCGGGGCCAGCGAGGTCCAGACCGCCGAAAAGGTGCGCAAGGCGGTCGCGAAGCTCGACCAGTCCCGTCCGGACATCGAAATCAACGAGATCACCTCCGAGGTGAAATATATCGAGGACAGCTATCTGGCCTCGATGGAGGCCCTGATCCTGGGGGCCGTCCTGGCGGTGCTGGTGGTCCTGCTGTTCCTGCGCGACTGGCGGGCGACCTTCCTGGCGGCCGTCGCCATCCCGATGTCGCTGTTCCCGACCTTCGCGGTCATGGCCCCCCTGAACCAGTCGCTGAACAGCATCACCCTGCTGGCCCTGTCCCTGACCGTGGGCATTCTCGTCGACGACGCCATCGTCGAGATCGAGAACATGGTCCGCCACATGCGGGGCGGGAAGACGCCCTATGCGGCGGCCATGGAAGCGGCCGACGAGATCGGCCTGGCCGTGGTCGCGACCACCTTCACCATCGTGGCGGTGTTCGCGCCGGTCGGCTTCATGCCGGGCATCATCGGCCAGTTCTTCAAGGCCTTCGCCCTGGCCGCCTGTGTCTCGGTGCTGTTCTCGCTGGTCGTGGCCCGCCTGCTGACGCCCCTGATGGGGGCCTATATGCTCAAGGCCAACAGCAAGCACGAGGACGCCGATCCTTTCTGGATGTCGCCCTATCTGAAGAGCCTGCACTGGGGTCTGGACAATCGCTGGAAGGTCCTGGCGATGGGCATCCCGATGATTGTGGCCTCGTTCTTCCTGGCCAAGGCCCTGCCCTTCGAATTCCAGCCGGCCGCCGACCGTGGTCGTGCGCCTTTCTCGGTCCAGTTGCCGCCGGGCGCGACCCTGGACGAGACCGACGCCATCGTGCAGCGCATGACCCGTGAACTCCGGGCCCGTCCCGAAGTTCGCGGTGTCTATGCCTCCATCGGCGGCAACAATGCGGTCAATACCGCCACCCTGAACGCCGATCTGGTGCCCAAGGGCGAGCGCATGGACCAGCAGGAGTTCAGCCGCCTGATGGTCGACCAGTTCGCGGCCATCCCGGGCGCGCGCATCGGTGCAGGCTCCAACAGCGGCGGCGGTCCGAGCGACGGCACCAGCTTTACCCTGCGCCTGCTCAGCGACAACGGTCCGGCGCTTGAGGCGGCCGCCCGCAAGGTCGAGTCCGAAATGCGCTCGGTTCCGGGCCTGGCCCATGTGGTCAATACGGCTGCCATCGCCCGACCCGAGATCGTCGTCACGCCGCGCCCGGACCAGGCGGCTCGCGCCGGGGTCTCGGCCGGGGCGATCTCCCAGGCCGTGCGCGTAGCGACGATCGGCGACATCGACCAGAACCTGCCCAAGTACAATCTCGGCGACCGGCAGGTTCCGATCCGGCTTCGCCTGACCCAGAACGCCCGCGAAGACCTCGCCGTCCTTCAGACCCTGAAGGTGCCCAGCGCGGCCGGCCCCGTACCGCTGAACGCGGTGGCGGACGTGCGCTTCGGTGCAGGCCCGTCCCAGATCAGCCGCCAGGATCGCTCCCGCGTCGCCACCATCACCGCTGAGCTCGACGGTATTGTGGTCGGCGAGGCCAGCCAGCGGGTCCACGCCCTGTCCTCGGTCAAGAACCTCCCGGCCGGCGTCAAGGAAGTCGCCGCCGGCGATGCCGAGTTCATCCAGGAGATGGTCACCGGCTTCGCTGCCGCCCTGATCACCGGCATCCTCCTGATGTACATCGTGCTGGTGCTGCTGTTCCGCAGCTTTGCCCACCCGATCACCATCATGGTCGCCCTGCCCCTGGCCATCGGCGGTGCCTTCGCTCTTCTGGTCCTGGCCAGGTCGAGCTTCTCGGTCTCAACCCTGATCGGCATCCTGATGCTGATGGGCATTGCCGCCAAGAACTCGATCCTGCTGGTCGAGTACGCGATCATGGCGATGAAGGACGGCATGACCAAACGCGAGGCGATCATCGACGCCGCTCACAAGCGGGCGCGCCCGATCATCATGACCACAGTCGCCATGGGCGTCGGCATGCTGCCGGTGGCCGTAGGCTTCGGTGCCGATGTCGAGTTCCGCGCCCCGATGGCCATTGCCGTCATCGGCGGGCTGATCACCTCGACCCTGCTGTCGCTGCTCTATGTGCCGGTCGTCTTTGTGCTGATGGACGGCCTGAAGGTTCGGGCTGAACGCCTGACCCATCGCGTGTTCGGCAGCAGCGCCCATGTCGCCCAGCCTCCGGCCGGCCAGGCGACGCTGATCGACAACTAG